From one Methylomonas paludis genomic stretch:
- the nhaD gene encoding sodium:proton antiporter NhaD: MAGLLLLPELAHAEEFKNLGLTGTERGIYTVLVFLIAYGFVMTEEFTHLRKSKPVILAAAIIWAHVSVLASDAGIPSGELHQAFEHDLKEYAELMLFLLVAMTYINSMAERNVFEALRSWLIRKQFGYKQLFWITGIITFFLSAVADNLTSALLVGAVVMAVGADNEKFVSVGFVNLVIAANAGGAFCPFGDITTLMVWQAGYAEFFDFFRLFVPSVVNFVVPAFFMSRAIPSGQPLATNEAAVVLKPGAIQVCGLFLLTIMFAVSFKQFLHLPPFMGMMLGLSILMLYGYYLKVTYPDQETGARFDIFEKVKEAEWDTLLFFFGVVFAVGGLGYIGYLELLSSAMYDGLGDTTANILVGIISAIVDNIPVMFAVLNMNLDMDLYQWLLVTLTAGVGGSLFSVGSAAGVALMGQSNHKYTFFSHLKWTPAIAAGYAASIFTHYLINS; the protein is encoded by the coding sequence ATGGCCGGTCTGCTGTTATTGCCGGAACTGGCTCATGCTGAAGAATTTAAAAATCTGGGCTTAACGGGCACCGAACGAGGCATTTATACTGTTCTGGTGTTCTTGATAGCCTATGGCTTTGTCATGACTGAGGAATTTACTCATTTACGCAAATCCAAACCAGTGATTCTTGCGGCTGCGATTATCTGGGCACATGTGTCTGTGTTGGCCAGCGATGCCGGCATTCCCAGCGGCGAATTACATCAGGCATTTGAGCATGATCTGAAAGAATATGCCGAGCTGATGCTGTTCCTGCTGGTAGCTATGACGTATATCAACTCCATGGCCGAACGTAATGTGTTTGAAGCCTTGCGTTCCTGGCTGATCAGAAAACAATTCGGTTACAAACAATTGTTCTGGATTACCGGTATCATTACCTTTTTCCTGTCTGCAGTGGCTGATAACCTGACATCGGCGCTGTTGGTCGGTGCCGTAGTAATGGCTGTAGGTGCAGATAACGAAAAGTTTGTTTCCGTAGGCTTCGTCAATCTGGTGATTGCGGCCAATGCCGGCGGTGCATTCTGTCCATTTGGTGATATTACCACCCTGATGGTATGGCAAGCTGGTTATGCCGAGTTCTTCGACTTTTTCCGTCTGTTCGTTCCTTCAGTGGTCAACTTTGTGGTTCCGGCTTTCTTCATGTCCAGGGCAATTCCTTCAGGTCAGCCACTGGCCACCAATGAAGCAGCGGTTGTATTAAAGCCCGGCGCAATTCAAGTGTGCGGCCTGTTTCTGTTAACCATTATGTTTGCAGTCAGTTTCAAACAATTCCTGCATTTGCCACCGTTTATGGGCATGATGCTGGGCTTGTCCATTCTGATGTTGTATGGCTATTATTTAAAAGTCACCTACCCCGATCAGGAAACTGGGGCTCGCTTTGATATTTTCGAAAAAGTCAAAGAAGCTGAATGGGATACTTTGCTGTTTTTCTTTGGCGTAGTATTCGCGGTAGGCGGTTTAGGCTATATTGGTTATCTGGAATTATTGTCATCTGCCATGTACGATGGCTTGGGTGACACTACTGCCAACATTCTGGTTGGTATCATTTCAGCTATTGTTGACAACATTCCGGTGATGTTTGCGGTATTGAACATGAACCTGGATATGGATCTGTATCAATGGCTGCTGGTGACCCTGACTGCAGGTGTAGGCGGCTCACTGTTTTCTGTCGGTTCGGCTGCTGGTGTAGCGTTGATGGGACAATCCAATCACAAGTACACTTTTTTCAGCCATTTGAAATGGACACCCGCGATTGCTGCCGGTTATGCCGCCAGTATCTTTACCCATTATTTAATCAACAGCTAA
- a CDS encoding nitrite/sulfite reductase has product MYQYTDDDQTLIDERVTQFRSQTQRFLQGQLGPDEFRALRLMNGLYIQTHAPMLRVAIPYGLLSSQQLRKLAKVARDYDRGYCHFTTRQNVQYNWPELATVPDLLAELATVQMHAIQTSGNCLRNTTSDHLAGVSPDELEDPRPYCEIIRQWTTLHPEFAFLPRKFKIAVSGSEHDRAAVQLHDIGVYLVKNEAGEIGFRVLAGGGLGRTPIIGQTVKSFLEKKYLLSYLEAIVRVYNLHGRRDNKYKARIKILVKETGLEKFTAMVEEEWQRTKDDILLSDAQIAAMQAQFTPPPYAADAANHTGHKTQAEVDQGFAKWLKHNTVDHRIPGYQVVFVSLKAPDSPPGDITADRLDALADLADQYSFAEIRSTHRQNLVLADVKQADLFELWQKLDAIKLATANIGTATDMICCPGLDFCSLANASSISVAKEINEALDDIDYLHDIGDLKINMSGCMNGCAHQSVGHIGILGVDKKGEEWYQLTLGGSSDNEAAIGERLGPAVAKNQITQTVVAILDVYIQQRLADETFLQAVKRIGLEPFRDRVYANH; this is encoded by the coding sequence ATGTATCAATATACCGACGACGATCAAACACTCATAGATGAGAGAGTAACCCAATTTCGCAGCCAGACGCAGCGATTTTTGCAAGGACAACTTGGGCCTGATGAGTTTAGGGCTCTGCGCTTGATGAATGGCTTGTACATTCAGACCCATGCCCCCATGTTACGCGTTGCAATACCCTATGGATTACTTTCTTCCCAACAATTACGCAAACTGGCCAAAGTAGCTCGTGACTACGATAGGGGGTATTGTCACTTTACTACCCGTCAGAATGTCCAGTATAACTGGCCGGAGCTGGCAACAGTACCTGATTTGCTGGCCGAGCTGGCCACAGTGCAAATGCACGCCATTCAAACCAGCGGTAATTGCTTAAGAAATACCACTTCGGACCATTTGGCCGGCGTCTCACCGGATGAACTGGAAGATCCGCGTCCTTATTGCGAAATTATTCGTCAGTGGACAACACTGCATCCTGAGTTTGCGTTTTTACCCCGCAAATTCAAAATTGCCGTAAGCGGTTCCGAACACGATAGAGCGGCAGTGCAGTTACATGATATCGGTGTATATCTGGTCAAAAACGAGGCAGGAGAAATCGGCTTTAGAGTTTTGGCGGGTGGTGGATTGGGTAGAACACCCATCATAGGCCAAACGGTTAAAAGCTTTTTGGAGAAAAAATATCTGCTGTCTTACCTGGAAGCCATTGTTAGGGTTTATAACCTGCACGGTAGACGTGACAATAAATATAAAGCCCGTATCAAAATTCTGGTCAAGGAAACCGGGCTGGAAAAATTTACCGCGATGGTGGAAGAAGAATGGCAGCGCACTAAAGATGACATTCTGTTGAGTGATGCCCAGATTGCCGCCATGCAGGCCCAGTTTACTCCGCCGCCGTATGCTGCTGATGCGGCAAATCATACCGGCCATAAAACTCAGGCAGAAGTTGATCAAGGTTTTGCCAAATGGTTGAAACATAACACGGTTGATCACCGTATTCCCGGCTATCAGGTTGTTTTCGTTTCATTGAAAGCACCGGATTCACCGCCCGGCGATATTACCGCCGATCGACTGGATGCGCTGGCAGACTTGGCCGATCAATACAGCTTTGCGGAAATAAGAAGCACGCATCGGCAAAATCTGGTGTTGGCCGATGTTAAGCAGGCTGATCTATTCGAGCTTTGGCAAAAACTGGATGCCATTAAACTGGCCACCGCCAATATCGGTACTGCAACCGATATGATCTGCTGCCCAGGCCTGGATTTCTGCTCGCTGGCCAATGCCAGTTCCATCAGTGTTGCCAAAGAAATCAACGAAGCTTTGGACGACATTGATTATCTACACGATATCGGCGATCTGAAAATTAATATGTCGGGTTGCATGAATGGTTGTGCTCATCAAAGTGTCGGCCATATCGGCATTTTGGGCGTCGACAAAAAAGGCGAAGAGTGGTATCAGCTTACCCTTGGCGGTTCATCTGATAATGAAGCGGCAATTGGCGAGCGTTTGGGGCCGGCTGTGGCTAAAAATCAGATTACCCAAACCGTAGTTGCCATTCTGGATGTCTATATTCAACAGCGCCTGGCAGACGAAACCTTTTTACAAGCCGTCAAACGTATCGGCCTGGAACCATTTAGAGATAGAGTTTATGCAAATCATTAA
- a CDS encoding DUF934 domain-containing protein, translating into MQIIKDKQIVENQWTFIDDDSEIGADAGNISVSLQRWQNQSQSLLDRAGKIGVRLLPADNIDDLANHLDQLALIELNFPVFTDGRLFSLARLLRSKYGFQGEIRAVGHYLPDQVYFLSRVGVNAFALENQSQIPLVLTSLADFSVNYQLSSQ; encoded by the coding sequence ATGCAAATCATTAAAGATAAACAAATTGTCGAAAACCAATGGACATTTATCGACGATGACAGTGAAATTGGCGCGGATGCCGGCAATATCAGCGTATCTTTGCAACGTTGGCAAAACCAAAGTCAGTCATTACTGGATAGAGCCGGAAAAATTGGGGTCAGATTGCTACCTGCCGATAATATCGACGACTTGGCAAATCATCTGGACCAGCTGGCCCTGATAGAATTGAATTTCCCGGTGTTTACAGACGGCAGACTGTTTTCCCTGGCACGCCTGCTGCGCAGTAAGTATGGCTTCCAGGGGGAGATTAGGGCCGTAGGTCATTACTTGCCGGATCAAGTCTATTTTCTGTCCCGGGTTGGTGTCAACGCCTTTGCCTTGGAAAATCAGTCCCAAATTCCGCTCGTTCTTACCAGCTTGGCAGATTTTAGCGTTAACTATCAGTTATCCAGCCAATAA
- a CDS encoding polysaccharide biosynthesis protein, translating into MKFRFRSRTTIFLHDLGMIPLAWFGAYWLRFNLQKIPDNFFDLAVHYLPIICAVQVSQFWSFGLYRGVWRFSSLPDLVRISKAVIIGAFMIAVLLFLYNRLAGVPRSILPLYIMNLLAFLTIPRLTYRFWREQAYLDRRGKRALIVGAGCAGEMLVRDLISNADSGYFPVGFVDDAPASLNRAIRGISVLGAVEALPHLINQLQVEAILIAVPSASAAQMRRIVDVCESCRLPFQTLPSVKELLHGTVSKTNLRNVSIEDILGRDPVKLDWQTIQGSLQDKIVLVTGGGGSIGSELCRQLAKAHPKQLIIFDQCEFNLYKIDADLNQLYPQLSHQAILGDVADALTVERLIRGLQPEIIFHAAAYKHVPLLEHQVREAVHNNLIGTKILAEAAIAAGVGRFVLISTDKAVNPSNVMGATKRAAEILCQNLDRKDATRFTTVRFGNVLDSAGSVVPLFRAQIKAGGPVTVTHPDITRYFMTIPEACQLIMLAEAVGQGGEVFVLDMGEPIKISYLAEQMIRLSGKEPGNEIRIEYVGLRPGEKLYEELFHEQELLQETRYKKLRKAHARVYAGDEWAALAAELVTACQQCDQNHILGLLKKLVPEFKTT; encoded by the coding sequence ATGAAATTTAGATTTCGCTCTCGTACGACCATTTTTTTACACGATCTGGGCATGATACCTTTGGCCTGGTTTGGAGCCTATTGGTTACGCTTCAACCTGCAAAAAATTCCAGATAATTTTTTTGATTTGGCCGTGCATTATTTGCCGATCATCTGTGCGGTGCAAGTCAGCCAATTTTGGTCTTTTGGGCTCTATCGGGGTGTCTGGCGTTTTTCATCCTTACCTGATCTGGTTCGTATCAGCAAGGCTGTAATAATCGGCGCTTTCATGATTGCCGTTCTATTGTTTTTGTATAACCGACTGGCTGGTGTGCCGCGTTCAATATTGCCATTATATATAATGAATTTACTGGCATTTTTGACCATCCCGCGTCTGACGTACCGGTTCTGGAGAGAACAGGCTTATCTGGATCGGCGCGGTAAACGCGCATTGATCGTAGGTGCTGGTTGCGCTGGTGAAATGCTGGTGCGCGACTTAATATCAAATGCCGATAGCGGCTATTTTCCGGTAGGCTTCGTTGATGATGCGCCGGCTTCCCTAAACCGCGCGATACGGGGTATCAGCGTCCTGGGTGCCGTAGAGGCATTGCCGCATCTGATCAATCAATTACAGGTTGAGGCAATTTTGATTGCGGTACCTTCGGCTAGTGCCGCTCAAATGCGCCGTATTGTGGATGTATGTGAAAGTTGCCGGCTTCCATTTCAAACCTTACCGTCGGTAAAAGAATTGTTACACGGGACGGTGAGCAAGACCAATCTGAGAAATGTGTCCATAGAAGACATTCTGGGCCGGGATCCGGTCAAGCTGGACTGGCAAACTATTCAAGGCAGTTTGCAAGATAAAATTGTTTTGGTAACGGGTGGTGGTGGCTCTATCGGCTCCGAGCTTTGCCGCCAGTTAGCTAAAGCCCACCCTAAACAATTGATCATTTTTGATCAATGCGAATTCAATTTGTATAAAATTGACGCTGACTTAAACCAACTTTATCCACAGTTATCACATCAGGCCATATTGGGTGATGTTGCCGATGCACTTACCGTTGAACGCTTGATTCGGGGACTGCAGCCGGAAATTATTTTTCATGCGGCTGCCTATAAACATGTGCCCTTACTGGAACATCAGGTCAGGGAGGCGGTACACAATAATCTGATCGGCACTAAAATCTTGGCCGAAGCCGCAATTGCCGCCGGTGTCGGCAGATTTGTGTTAATTTCCACCGATAAGGCGGTCAATCCCAGCAATGTAATGGGAGCCACCAAGCGCGCCGCCGAGATTCTTTGCCAAAACCTGGATCGTAAGGACGCCACCCGTTTTACCACGGTGCGTTTTGGCAATGTCCTCGATTCAGCAGGTAGTGTGGTACCTCTGTTCCGAGCGCAGATAAAGGCCGGTGGACCAGTGACAGTGACGCATCCAGACATTACCCGCTACTTTATGACCATTCCGGAAGCCTGCCAGTTGATTATGCTGGCTGAAGCTGTCGGTCAAGGCGGAGAAGTATTTGTTCTGGATATGGGCGAACCCATTAAAATCAGCTATCTGGCCGAGCAAATGATCCGCTTGAGCGGCAAAGAACCTGGTAACGAGATACGTATCGAATACGTGGGATTACGCCCCGGAGAGAAGCTCTATGAAGAACTGTTTCACGAACAAGAACTTCTGCAGGAAACTCGCTATAAAAAATTACGGAAAGCCCATGCCCGAGTTTATGCCGGTGATGAGTGGGCGGCATTAGCTGCAGAACTGGTAACAGCTTGTCAACAATGCGACCAAAACCATATTCTGGGCTTGCTAAAAAAACTGGTACCGGAATTTAAAACAACTTAA
- a CDS encoding AmpG family muropeptide MFS transporter — protein sequence MTNTNASWRSAFSVYAQPRVLGMILLGFSAGLPYSLVSSTLSAWLADEQISLSIIGYFSLVGIAYSIKVFWAPIIDRLHLPVLFKLLGMRRSWMLLSQTGIALGLLGISTIDAHLHLQHVAILAVCVAFCSATQDIAIDAYRIEAVIPKYQGAMAAMYVFGYRLALLAAGAGVLYIAEYFSWQSAYRFMACTMLVGIITTISISEPEHNTDTRTKAIEARIESVLGVNKVRPFIANLLKWFSDAVISPFVEFFQRNGKSAVSILMLIAVYKMSDMAMGVMAIPFYLDLGFSKKDIADISKVFGFFMTIIGTWLGGLLVVRFGIMRPLLLGAVLAALTNLLFAGLASSQPTLASLAWVISADNLSGGIAAASLIAYLSSLTNTAYTATQYALFSSLMTLPAKLVGSFSGNVAVTFGYDVFFIYSAIIGLPAIVLVLILMRSPLTLNPTNPENEAD from the coding sequence ATGACCAATACCAACGCCAGTTGGCGTAGCGCTTTCTCAGTTTATGCCCAGCCGCGCGTGCTGGGCATGATTCTGCTGGGCTTCTCAGCAGGCTTGCCTTATTCGCTAGTCTCATCAACGCTTTCTGCCTGGCTGGCAGACGAACAAATCTCCTTGTCTATCATTGGCTATTTCAGCTTGGTCGGCATTGCTTATTCCATCAAAGTTTTTTGGGCACCGATCATAGACCGGCTGCACCTGCCTGTATTGTTTAAACTATTAGGCATGAGAAGAAGCTGGATGCTGTTATCTCAGACCGGCATTGCCTTGGGGCTGTTAGGCATCAGTACCATAGATGCGCATCTGCACTTGCAACATGTAGCTATCCTGGCCGTATGTGTGGCTTTTTGCTCAGCCACTCAGGATATTGCCATCGACGCTTACCGGATTGAGGCCGTCATCCCCAAATACCAGGGGGCAATGGCCGCCATGTATGTGTTTGGCTACCGTCTGGCCTTACTCGCTGCCGGAGCCGGTGTGTTATACATTGCTGAATATTTCAGCTGGCAATCGGCTTACCGATTTATGGCCTGTACCATGTTGGTAGGCATTATTACCACGATCTCAATCTCTGAACCTGAACATAACACCGACACCCGCACTAAAGCTATAGAAGCACGTATTGAGTCAGTTCTGGGCGTCAACAAAGTCAGACCCTTTATTGCCAACTTGTTAAAGTGGTTTTCCGATGCCGTCATTAGTCCTTTCGTAGAATTTTTTCAACGTAACGGCAAATCTGCGGTTTCGATTTTAATGTTGATCGCGGTTTACAAAATGAGTGATATGGCGATGGGCGTAATGGCCATTCCGTTCTATCTTGATTTGGGTTTCAGCAAAAAAGACATCGCCGACATCAGTAAAGTATTCGGTTTTTTTATGACTATTATCGGCACTTGGCTGGGCGGCCTGCTGGTGGTGCGTTTCGGCATTATGCGGCCATTGCTGCTGGGTGCCGTCTTGGCAGCATTAACCAATTTGCTGTTTGCCGGCTTGGCTTCCAGCCAACCTACCCTGGCATCACTAGCTTGGGTTATCAGCGCTGACAACTTGAGCGGCGGCATTGCCGCAGCCTCCCTGATAGCTTATTTATCCAGCTTAACCAATACCGCTTATACGGCCACTCAGTACGCCTTGTTCAGCTCGCTGATGACTTTACCTGCCAAGTTGGTAGGCAGTTTTTCCGGCAATGTGGCCGTGACTTTTGGATATGATGTATTTTTTATCTATTCGGCGATTATCGGCTTACCCGCCATCGTTCTGGTACTCATTTTAATGCGCTCACCCTTGACGCTGAATCCAACTAATCCTGAAAACGAAGCCGACTGA